A stretch of Fusobacterium periodonticum ATCC 33693 DNA encodes these proteins:
- a CDS encoding tail fiber domain-containing protein, with protein MENLNDIKALTDNPMFNADKWNTSIEQIETIMNLLTKINNRFRGIYDYKNNYKLGETVFIEENLYELSNDSSEHFSEVKEEHIKSKDISLYYLNNNKLTDRNNNKISDEEFDFIVNNHYTNEILCIKGKTGYVFDKVSKTLIFLNIYVNSDIKSACLDKFAFYIGLDRKIIQKSKKVDDISHKEIFTSDFVIKDITCNVDYIFVLLSDNTINVINKKDKSVLRKYNTNVNFSEKVKIKITSSNNLFIFDENILYTYRFSNNDFINVNKIKYTPNKEVKALECFTPYLYFIGNDNNFICCKDTLHPLLKTELRYILSKNNMIIEDLYSYINPKNNVFDNSKMILKNKEIAHIIKNKGLEIDSNRLIYKINDEIINKTLYLKIDSNISDETIMLKVSKNKLINLAIKQTGPKEIFIDIFNNEIKICIYKNKNLIKEEKINLLPALNSEITLEFISNSSDTYIIESIVIFNNILSNVKKNTVIDNILFLPNIENKTSFLPYSIVTNDINGSPILKLSGNSLLTDNSGLKVNLVQDIKDEPKEEDKEKILSLYGLKNFKNNFELSFSKTLTDELKKEKKINWDLLENVPEATTSKRGLVLLNTDVNDESAFKAATPKMVKEVARLTDSKIDTFKKTKIEALENEISNIKNVTLTKLYDDINNFNTKVTNEINKLNLTIDAPNSYLNKEIGGIVKGDLIVRNINLSNNIIAIKKNIDEVASVRFGNGYITHSSQGSGVDSFKISSSNSPNDNAGGVDFGYTQDNTFNRTSFISSSGVGSFKMITTGSDVNVGRNIKLSGDLFLTSDRRIKREIKKVDNALEKISKLNGYTFYKEGFKNKTAGIIAQEVKEVFPELVNEKNNILEVNYNGLHSLLIEAIKELNLKINNLQNKIENLKG; from the coding sequence TTGGAAAATTTAAATGATATAAAAGCATTAACTGATAACCCTATGTTTAATGCAGATAAATGGAATACCTCAATAGAACAAATAGAAACTATTATGAATTTATTAACTAAAATAAATAATAGATTTAGAGGTATTTATGACTATAAAAATAATTATAAATTAGGAGAAACTGTATTTATAGAAGAAAATCTTTATGAATTATCAAATGATTCTAGTGAACATTTTTCAGAAGTTAAAGAAGAACATATAAAATCAAAAGATATAAGTTTATATTATTTAAATAATAATAAACTAACTGATAGAAACAATAATAAAATTTCTGATGAAGAATTTGATTTTATTGTTAATAATCATTATACTAATGAAATTTTATGTATAAAAGGTAAAACTGGATATGTCTTTGATAAAGTAAGTAAAACATTAATTTTTTTAAACATATATGTAAATTCAGATATAAAATCTGCCTGTTTGGATAAATTTGCTTTTTATATTGGTTTAGATAGAAAAATAATACAAAAAAGTAAAAAAGTAGATGATATATCTCATAAGGAAATATTTACTAGTGATTTTGTTATAAAAGATATTACTTGTAATGTAGATTATATTTTTGTTCTTTTATCTGATAATACAATAAATGTAATAAATAAAAAAGATAAAAGTGTTTTAAGAAAATACAACACTAATGTAAATTTTAGCGAAAAAGTAAAAATAAAAATTACAAGTAGTAATAATTTATTTATATTTGATGAAAATATACTTTATACTTATAGATTCTCTAATAATGATTTTATAAATGTTAATAAAATAAAATATACACCAAATAAAGAAGTAAAAGCTTTAGAATGCTTTACTCCTTATCTTTATTTTATAGGAAATGATAATAATTTTATTTGTTGTAAAGATACTCTTCATCCGTTACTTAAAACAGAATTAAGATATATTTTAAGTAAAAATAATATGATAATAGAAGATTTATACTCTTATATAAACCCAAAGAATAATGTTTTTGATAATTCAAAAATGATTTTGAAAAATAAAGAAATAGCTCACATTATTAAAAATAAAGGTTTAGAAATAGATTCTAATAGATTGATCTATAAAATTAATGATGAAATAATTAACAAAACACTATATTTGAAAATAGATTCTAACATTTCAGACGAAACAATTATGTTAAAAGTTTCAAAGAATAAATTAATAAATTTAGCTATTAAACAAACTGGGCCTAAAGAAATTTTTATAGATATTTTTAATAACGAAATTAAAATTTGTATTTATAAAAATAAAAATCTTATAAAAGAAGAAAAAATAAATTTATTACCAGCATTAAATTCTGAAATTACTTTGGAGTTTATATCTAATAGTTCTGATACTTATATAATTGAAAGTATAGTTATTTTTAATAACATTTTAAGTAATGTAAAAAAGAATACAGTAATTGATAATATTTTATTTTTACCTAATATAGAAAATAAAACTAGTTTTTTACCATATTCTATTGTTACAAATGATATTAACGGTTCTCCCATTTTGAAACTTTCTGGTAATAGTTTATTAACTGATAATTCTGGATTAAAAGTTAATTTAGTACAAGACATAAAAGATGAACCTAAAGAAGAAGACAAAGAAAAAATATTATCTTTATATGGATTAAAAAATTTTAAAAATAATTTTGAATTAAGTTTTTCAAAAACATTAACTGATGAATTAAAAAAAGAAAAAAAAATAAATTGGGATTTATTAGAAAATGTTCCAGAGGCTACAACTTCTAAAAGAGGTTTAGTTTTATTAAATACAGATGTAAATGACGAAAGCGCATTTAAAGCCGCTACTCCTAAAATGGTAAAAGAAGTTGCTCGTTTAACTGATTCTAAAATAGATACTTTTAAAAAAACAAAAATAGAAGCTTTAGAAAATGAAATTTCAAATATTAAGAATGTAACATTAACTAAACTTTATGATGATATAAATAATTTCAATACAAAAGTTACTAATGAAATAAATAAATTAAATTTAACTATTGATGCTCCTAATAGTTATTTAAATAAAGAAATAGGCGGTATAGTAAAAGGTGATTTAATTGTAAGAAATATAAATTTAAGTAACAACATAATAGCAATTAAAAAAAATATTGATGAAGTAGCTTCTGTAAGATTTGGAAATGGTTATATAACTCACAGTTCACAAGGTTCTGGTGTTGACAGCTTCAAAATATCATCATCTAATTCTCCTAATGATAATGCTGGAGGAGTTGATTTTGGATATACTCAAGACAATACATTTAATAGAACCTCTTTTATTTCATCTTCTGGTGTTGGTTCGTTTAAAATGATAACAACTGGTTCAGATGTAAATGTTGGAAGAAATATAAAATTATCTGGAGATTTATTTTTAACCTCTGATAGAAGAATCAAAAGAGAAATAAAAAAAGTAGATAATGCTTTAGAAAAGATTTCTAAATTAAATGGGTATACTTTTTATAAAGAAGGATTTAAAAATAAAACTGCAGGAATTATTGCTCAAGAAGTTAAAGAAGTGTTTCCGGAATTAGTAAATGAAAAAAATAATATATTAGAAGTTAATTATAATGGGTTACATTCATTATTAATAGAAGCTATAAAGGAATTAAACTTAAAGATTAATAACTTACAAAATAAAATAGAAAATTTGAAAGGATAA